Proteins encoded together in one Impatiens glandulifera chromosome 1, dImpGla2.1, whole genome shotgun sequence window:
- the LOC124921988 gene encoding cyclin-A3-2-like — MTVKINSVSVTRFGKKRTADAMVGQDYHLQQSPDKKRSPLDGISNLISTHTAVREIEAAASKFDDSEMCDGYVTEIYDYLHNMEKEAKRRPLQDYIDKVQKDVTANMRGVLVDWLVEVAEEYKLQSDTLFLSITYIDRFLSLNPLNKQRLQLLGVSSMSIASKFQEINPPTLDDFCYITDNTYKKEEMVKMEADILKSLKFEVSSPTINTFLRRFSRISEQDRKYPDLEFELLGCYLAELSLLDYGCVKFLPSMIASSIVFLSRFMFHPDKHPWNANLERFSGYKPADLQECVLLIQDLQLGKRGGSLVAVRDKYNQHKFKCVGLMKGPLQIPNLYFKG; from the coding sequence ATGACTGTCAAAATAAACTCAGTGAGTGTTACTCGCTTCGGGAAGAAGAGGACAGCCGACGCAATGGTCGGACAGGATTATCATCTGCAGCAGTCCCCCGACAAGAAGAGATCCCCTCTCGATGGGATTTCCAATTTAATTAGTACGCATACGGCTGTACGTGAAATTGAAGCAGCAGCCTCCAAGTTTGATGATTCTGAGATGTGCGATGGTTATGTAACTGAAATCTACGATTATCTTCATAACATGGAGAAAGAGGCAAAGAGAAGGCCGCTGCAAGACTATATCGACAAGGTGCAGAAAGATGTGACTGCAAACATGAGAGGGGTTTTGGTGGATTGGTTGGTGGAGGTTGCAGAAGAATACAAGCTTCAATCCGATACACTTTTTCTCTCAATCACTTACATTGACAGATTCTTGTCTCTTAATCCTCTCAATAAGCAGAGGCTGCAGTTGCTTGGCGTTTCTTCAATGTCGATTGCATCAAAGTTTCAAGAGATTAATCCTCCAACACTTGATGACTTCTGCTACATCACAGATAACACTTACAAAAAGGAAGAGATGGTGAAGATGGAAGCCGACATACTTAAATCTCTTAAATTCGAAGTCAGCAGTCCAACCATTAATACCTTCTTGAGAAGATTCTCCAGGATTTCTGAACAGGATCGCAAATATCCTGATTTGGAGTTTGAGTTATTGGGATGCTACCTGGCAGAGTTGAGTTTGCTGGACTATGGCTGTGTCAAGTTCTTGCCATCCATGATTGCTTCTTCTATTGTGTTCCTTTCCAGGTTTATGTTCCACCCTGATAAACATCCATGGAATGCAAACCTTGAAAGGTTTTCAGGATACAAACCTGCCGATTTACAGGAATGTGTTCTTCTTATACAAGACTTGCAATTGGGTAAAAGAGGAGGTTCTTTGGTAGCAGTCAGAGACAAATACAACCAGCATAAGTTTAAATGTGTTGGCTTGATGAAGGGCCCTCTTCAAATACCCAATTTATACTTTAAAGGTTGA
- the LOC124922035 gene encoding cyclin-A3-2-like — protein MTVKINSVSVTRFGKKRTADAMVGQDYHLQQSPAKKRSPLDGISNLISTHTAVREIEAAASKFDDSEMCDGYVTEIYDYLHNMEKEAKRRPLQDYIDKVQKDVTANMRGVLVDWLVEVAEEYKLQSDTLFLSITYIDRFLSLNPLNKQRLQLLGVSSMSIASKFQEINPPTLDDFCYITDNTYKKEEMVKMEADILKSLKFEVSSPTINTFLRRFSRISEQDRKYPDLEFELLGCYLAELSLLDYGCVKFLPSMIASSIVFLSRFMFHPDKHPWNANLERFSGYKPADLQECVLLIQDLQLGKRGGSLVAVRDKYNQHKFKCVGLMKGPLQIPNLYFKG, from the coding sequence ATGACTGTCAAAATAAACTCAGTGAGTGTTACTCGCTTCGGGAAGAAGAGGACAGCCGACGCAATGGTCGGACAGGATTATCATCTGCAGCAGTCCCCCGCCAAGAAGAGATCCCCTCTCGATGGGATTTCCAATTTAATTAGTACTCATACGGCTGTACGTGAAATTGAAGCAGCAGCCTCCAAGTTTGATGATTCTGAGATGTGCGATGGTTATGTAACTGAAATCTACGATTATCTTCATAACATGGAGAAAGAGGCAAAGAGAAGGCCGCTGCAAGACTATATCGACAAGGTGCAGAAAGATGTGACTGCAAACATGAGAGGGGTTTTGGTGGATTGGTTGGTGGAGGTTGCAGAAGAATACAAGCTTCAATCCGATACACTTTTTCTCTCAATCACTTACATTGACAGATTCTTGTCTCTTAATCCTCTCAATAAGCAGAGGCTGCAGTTGCTAGGCGTTTCTTCAATGTCGATTGCATCAAAGTTTCAAGAGATTAATCCTCCAACACTTGATGACTTCTGCTACATCACAGATAACACTTACAAAAAGGAAGAGATGGTGAAGATGGAAGCCGACATACTTAAATCTCTTAAATTCGAAGTCAGCAGTCCAACCATTAATACCTTCTTGAGAAGATTCTCCAGGATTTCTGAACAGGATCGCAAATATCCTGATTTGGAGTTTGAGTTATTGGGATGCTACCTGGCAGAGTTGAGTTTGCTGGACTATGGCTGTGTCAAGTTCTTGCCATCCATGATTGCTTCTTCTATTGTGTTCCTTTCCAGGTTTATGTTCCACCCTGATAAACATCCATGGAATGCAAACCTTGAAAGGTTTTCAGGATACAAACCTGCCGATTTACAGGAATGTGTTCTTCTTATACAAGACTTGCAATTGGGTAAAAGAGGAGGTTCTTTGGTAGCAGTCAGAGACAAATACAACCAGCATAAGTTTAAATGTGTTGGCTTGATGAAGGGCCCTCTTCAAATACCCAATTTATACTTTAAAGGTTGA
- the LOC124922015 gene encoding putative cyclin-A3-1: MTVKINSVSVTRFGKKRTADAMVGQDYHLQQSPAKKRSPLDGISNLISTHTAVREIEAAASKFNDSEMCDGYVTEIYDYLHNMEKEAKRRPLQDYIDKVQKDVTANMRGVLVDWLVEVAEEYKLQSDTLFLSITYIDRFLSLNPLNKQRLQLLGVSSMSIASKFQEINPPTLDDFCYITDNTYKKEELVKMEADIFKSLKFEVSSPTINTFLRRFSRISEQDRKYPDLEFELLGCYLAELSLLDYGCVKFLPSMIASSVVFLSRFMFHPDKHPWNANLERFSGYKPADLQECVLLIQDLQLGKRGASLEAVRDKYNQHKFKYVGLMKGPLQIPNLYFEG; the protein is encoded by the coding sequence ATGACTGTCAAAATAAACTCAGTGAGTGTTACTCGCTTCGGGAAGAAGAGGACAGCCGACGCAATGGTCGGACAGGATTATCATCTGCAGCAGTCCCCCGCCAAGAAGAGATCCCCTCTCGATGGGATTTCCAATTTAATTAGTACTCATACGGCTGTACGTGAAATTGAAGCAGCAGCCTCCAAGTTTAATGATTCTGAGATGTGCGATGGTTATGTAACTGAAATCTACGATTATCTTCATAACATGGAGAAAGAGGCAAAGAGAAGGCCGCTGCAAGACTATATCGACAAGGTGCAGAAAGATGTGACTGCAAACATGAGAGGGGTTTTGGTGGATTGGTTGGTGGAGGTTGCAGAAGAATACAAGCTTCAATCCGATACACTTTTTCTCTCAATCACTTACATTGACAGATTCTTGTCTCTTAATCCTCTCAATAAGCAGAGGCTGCAGTTGCTAGGCGTTTCTTCAATGTCGATTGCATCAAAGTTTCAAGAGATTAATCCTCCAACACTTGATGACTTCTGCTACATCACGGATAACACTTACAAAAAGGAAGAGCTGGTGAAGATGGAAGCCGACATATTTAAATCTCTTAAATTCGAAGTCAGCAGTCCAACCATTAATACCTTCTTGAGAAGATTCTCCAGGATTTCTGAACAGGATCGCAAATATCCTGATTTGGAGTTTGAGTTATTGGGATGCTACTTGGCAGAGTTGAGTTTGCTGGACTATGGTTGTGTCAAGTTCTTGCCATCCATGATTGCTTCTTCTGTTGTGTTCCTTTCCAGGTTTATGTTCCACCCTGATAAACATCCATGGAATGCAAACCTTGAAAGGTTTTCAGGATACAAACCTGCCGATTTACAGGAATGTGTTCTTCTTATACAAGACTTGCAGTTGGGTAAAAGAGGAGCCTCCTTGGAAGCAGTCAGAGACAAATACAACCAGCATAAGTTTAAATATGTTGGCTTGATGAAGGGCCCTCTTCAAATACCCAATTTATACTTTGAAGGTTGA